The nucleotide window GGAAGAGCCCTCGGTGAAACTATCGCGATGATAATGGTTATCGGTAATTCGGTGATTATTCCGGCAGCCTCAACCGGAAATCCGCTTTCCATTTTCCTCAGCAGGGCAAGAACACTTACAGGGAATATCGCGGTTGAGATCAACTACGCAACAGGTCTTCACGAAAGCGCGCTGTTTGCGACCGGGGTTATTCTGTTCGTACTGATAATGATTGTAAACAGTTCCGCGAAGTATCTCATGTCACGTGGAAAACTGGAGAAGAGCTATTGATACTAAGAAAATTTAAACAGAATTTCGCCTTCTCGGCCATGTGGCTTTCATGCGGTCTTACGGTATCGATCATGCTTGTTGTTATCGGTTACGTAATCATTAAAGGATTCGCTTTCATCGATCTTGATTTTTTCCTAACTCCTCCAAGGGGCGGGCTGTCGGGAGAAGGCGGAATATCATCCACCATAGTAGCAACCGTATATCTGGTAATCACAACACTGGTTTTTGCAACCCCACTCGGAGTGAGCGCGGGAATATTTCTCGTTGAATACGCGGATAACATCAAGAACAAATTTGTGCAGAAGCTTATTGTATTTGCGAGATTTGGAGTGGAGACTCTGGCCGGAGTAC belongs to Candidatus Aegiribacteria sp. and includes:
- a CDS encoding phosphate ABC transporter, permease protein PstA, which gives rise to MILRKFKQNFAFSAMWLSCGLTVSIMLVVIGYVIIKGFAFIDLDFFLTPPRGGLSGEGGISSTIVATVYLVITTLVFATPLGVSAGIFLVEYADNIKNKFVQKLIVFARFGVETLAGVPSIIFGLFGYALFVTALHFGFSILSAALAGTCLVIPVII